From Puntigrus tetrazona isolate hp1 chromosome 8, ASM1883169v1, whole genome shotgun sequence, the proteins below share one genomic window:
- the hps4 gene encoding Hermansky-Pudlak syndrome 4 protein isoform X1, with translation MTCLVNFKTSFSTDVHQWLRHRLRLIPDGENNIHCFFLYDSSKVQEEGDLTRDGIYYFFPEDTPVDQQELLCGQLAGVCRCVSELSSSPVRLLRLRKSKYAVRMKDNFLWALSCVVDIPDVSVCDLLDQLIALFCFYNGPVRQSYQLYSKEELALQWARYLCHLQGGSTELHNIFSCLKTIDSMRIDPLLLLKAALILQACQRCPLVLAGCILYRGRVVSTQMPPALTVKVMMYETQTYSQDFKAMTNGLSSSLGSSSSFTATTQVFLTSAELHMLRCPSVDKACRSHCSQPPCQPSKSRLLSRTLSDTPTTDTDSSSADPTQCPPISYQTMPSSPRSSLSDELRFSPSSSRVNTPIHSNLMNQSEYFTPDSHDHSTSNGTNLCAVEESLADLNIKQDTDASSGSETKSEGLNSDQDIQSEEIKALANGYEQSNCLDDHSDLDNPIQGEENKLDATNHMTNKNGKFQGDTEEGAKTKRNQLGRNLKEKYEPTSTPSPHVTLEDTYLVPSMLYQHRVRGLVLALLVEPEFNTDPSAREEVHHSSLASLNGLEAHLRNTSPGTSGPPGPYTFAHYDCIQNTLTTNVCGRSIGPQDQAFVKATKLVHSHFSHLDTLQEAIVRNGSSAVYGNRSTAQETYFLQQGTPVRNSGSPDPQDSAFSLPRKARLRLLKHGVNLL, from the exons ACGGTGAGAATAATATTCA CTGCTTCTTCCTGTACGATAGTTCAAAGGTGCAAGAGGAGGGTGACCTGACTAGAGATGGGATTTACTACTTCTTTCCTGAGGAT ACACCAGTAGACCAGCAAGAGCTGCTTTGTGGCCAGCTGGCCGGTGTGTGTCGTTGTGTGTCAGAGCTGTCATCGTCTCCTGTGCGTCTGCTTCGCCTGCGCAAAAGCAAATACGCTGTCCGCATGAAGGATAACTTTCTTTGG GCATTAAGCTGTGTGGTTGACATTCCtgacgtgagtgtgtgtgacttgCTTGATCAGCTGATTGCCCTCTTCTGTTTCTACAATGGACCAGTGCGTCAGAGCTACCAG TTGTACAGTAAAGAGGAGTTGGCTCTACAATGGGCCAGATATCTCTGTCACCTGCAGGGCGGCTCCACTGAGCTGCACAACATCTTCAGCTGCTTGAAGACCATCGACTCCATGCGT ATCGAtcctctgctgctgctgaaggcTGCCCTCATTCTTCAGGCCTGTCAGCGATGTCCTCTGGTCTTGGCCGGCTGTATCCTCTACAGGGGCAG GGTGGTTAGTACTCAGATGCCGCCTGCGCTGACCGTGAAGGTCATGATGTATGAGACGCAAACGTACAGCCAG GATTTCAAAGCGATGACCAATGGCCTGAGCTCATCGCTGGGCTCATCGTCCTCTTTCACAGCTACCACGCAGGTGTTCCTGACGTCCGCTGAACTGCACATGCTCCGCTGCCCCTCAGTAGATAAAGCATGCAG ATCTCACTGCAGTCAACCTCCCTGCCAACCCAGCAAGTCAAGGCTCTTGTCGCGTACTTTATCTGACACCCCAACCACAGATACCGACTCTTCAAGCGCAGATCCCACACAATGTCCCCCAATATCCTATCAGACGATGCCCTCTTCTCCTCGCTCCTCACTTTCTGATGAACTGCGCTTCAGCCCTTCTTCCTCACGGGTTAACACACCCATCCACTCCAATCTCATGAACCAATCAGAGTATTTCACTCCTGACTCGCATGACCACAGCACTTCTAACGGGACTAACTTGTGTGCGGTGGAAGAGAGTTTGGCAGACCTGAACATAAAGCAGGATACAGATGCAAGCTCGGGGTCAGAAACCAAAAGCGAAGGTTTAAATTCAGATCAGGACATTCAGAGTGAAGAAATCAAAGCCCTCGCTAATGGGTACGAGCAGTCGAACTGTCTTGACGACCACTCTGACCTTGACAACCCGATTCAAGGTGAGGAAAATAAACTGGATGCTACAAATCATATGAccaacaaaaatggaaaattccAAGGAGACACAGAGGAAGGggcaaaaacaaagagaaaccaACTCGGTAGGAACCTCAAGGAGAAATACGAACCAACAAGTACCCCCTCACCACATGTGACCCTAGAAGACACCTATCTAGTGCCATCGATGTTGTACCAGCATAGAGTCAGGGGTTTGGTGTTGGCTCTGCTGGTGGAGCCTGAGTTCAACACTGATCCCTCCGCCAGAGAGGAAGTG CATCACAGCAGCTTGGCGTCATTAAACGGGCTTGAAGCTCACTTGAGAAATACCTCGCCTGGGACGTCAGGCCCGCCCGGGCCCTACACCTTTGCTCACTATGACTGCATTCAGAACACTCTGACAA CTAATGTATGTGGGCGCTCCATTGGACCCCAGGATCAGGCCTTTGTGAAGGCCACTAAGCTGGTCCATTCACATTTCTCACACTTAGACACACTACAGGAGGCTATTgtcag GAACGGTAGCTCTGCAGTGTATGGAAACCGTAGCACGGCCCAGGAGACATATTTTCTCCAGCAGGGAACACCTGTCAGAAACTCTGGGAGTCCTGATCCTCAGGATAGTGCCTTCTCACTACCAAGAAAAGCCCGTCTGCGGCTCCTTAAGCATGGAGTTAACCTGCTTTAg
- the hps4 gene encoding Hermansky-Pudlak syndrome 4 protein isoform X3: MTCLVNFKTSFSTDVHQWLRHRLRLIPDGENNIHCFFLYDSSKVQEEGDLTRDGIYYFFPEDALSCVVDIPDVSVCDLLDQLIALFCFYNGPVRQSYQLYSKEELALQWARYLCHLQGGSTELHNIFSCLKTIDSMRIDPLLLLKAALILQACQRCPLVLAGCILYRGRVVSTQMPPALTVKVMMYETQTYSQDFKAMTNGLSSSLGSSSSFTATTQVFLTSAELHMLRCPSVDKACRSHCSQPPCQPSKSRLLSRTLSDTPTTDTDSSSADPTQCPPISYQTMPSSPRSSLSDELRFSPSSSRVNTPIHSNLMNQSEYFTPDSHDHSTSNGTNLCAVEESLADLNIKQDTDASSGSETKSEGLNSDQDIQSEEIKALANGYEQSNCLDDHSDLDNPIQGEENKLDATNHMTNKNGKFQGDTEEGAKTKRNQLGRNLKEKYEPTSTPSPHVTLEDTYLVPSMLYQHRVRGLVLALLVEPEFNTDPSAREEVHHSSLASLNGLEAHLRNTSPGTSGPPGPYTFAHYDCIQNTLTTNVCGRSIGPQDQAFVKATKLVHSHFSHLDTLQEAIVRNGSSAVYGNRSTAQETYFLQQGTPVRNSGSPDPQDSAFSLPRKARLRLLKHGVNLL; the protein is encoded by the exons ACGGTGAGAATAATATTCA CTGCTTCTTCCTGTACGATAGTTCAAAGGTGCAAGAGGAGGGTGACCTGACTAGAGATGGGATTTACTACTTCTTTCCTGAGGAT GCATTAAGCTGTGTGGTTGACATTCCtgacgtgagtgtgtgtgacttgCTTGATCAGCTGATTGCCCTCTTCTGTTTCTACAATGGACCAGTGCGTCAGAGCTACCAG TTGTACAGTAAAGAGGAGTTGGCTCTACAATGGGCCAGATATCTCTGTCACCTGCAGGGCGGCTCCACTGAGCTGCACAACATCTTCAGCTGCTTGAAGACCATCGACTCCATGCGT ATCGAtcctctgctgctgctgaaggcTGCCCTCATTCTTCAGGCCTGTCAGCGATGTCCTCTGGTCTTGGCCGGCTGTATCCTCTACAGGGGCAG GGTGGTTAGTACTCAGATGCCGCCTGCGCTGACCGTGAAGGTCATGATGTATGAGACGCAAACGTACAGCCAG GATTTCAAAGCGATGACCAATGGCCTGAGCTCATCGCTGGGCTCATCGTCCTCTTTCACAGCTACCACGCAGGTGTTCCTGACGTCCGCTGAACTGCACATGCTCCGCTGCCCCTCAGTAGATAAAGCATGCAG ATCTCACTGCAGTCAACCTCCCTGCCAACCCAGCAAGTCAAGGCTCTTGTCGCGTACTTTATCTGACACCCCAACCACAGATACCGACTCTTCAAGCGCAGATCCCACACAATGTCCCCCAATATCCTATCAGACGATGCCCTCTTCTCCTCGCTCCTCACTTTCTGATGAACTGCGCTTCAGCCCTTCTTCCTCACGGGTTAACACACCCATCCACTCCAATCTCATGAACCAATCAGAGTATTTCACTCCTGACTCGCATGACCACAGCACTTCTAACGGGACTAACTTGTGTGCGGTGGAAGAGAGTTTGGCAGACCTGAACATAAAGCAGGATACAGATGCAAGCTCGGGGTCAGAAACCAAAAGCGAAGGTTTAAATTCAGATCAGGACATTCAGAGTGAAGAAATCAAAGCCCTCGCTAATGGGTACGAGCAGTCGAACTGTCTTGACGACCACTCTGACCTTGACAACCCGATTCAAGGTGAGGAAAATAAACTGGATGCTACAAATCATATGAccaacaaaaatggaaaattccAAGGAGACACAGAGGAAGGggcaaaaacaaagagaaaccaACTCGGTAGGAACCTCAAGGAGAAATACGAACCAACAAGTACCCCCTCACCACATGTGACCCTAGAAGACACCTATCTAGTGCCATCGATGTTGTACCAGCATAGAGTCAGGGGTTTGGTGTTGGCTCTGCTGGTGGAGCCTGAGTTCAACACTGATCCCTCCGCCAGAGAGGAAGTG CATCACAGCAGCTTGGCGTCATTAAACGGGCTTGAAGCTCACTTGAGAAATACCTCGCCTGGGACGTCAGGCCCGCCCGGGCCCTACACCTTTGCTCACTATGACTGCATTCAGAACACTCTGACAA CTAATGTATGTGGGCGCTCCATTGGACCCCAGGATCAGGCCTTTGTGAAGGCCACTAAGCTGGTCCATTCACATTTCTCACACTTAGACACACTACAGGAGGCTATTgtcag GAACGGTAGCTCTGCAGTGTATGGAAACCGTAGCACGGCCCAGGAGACATATTTTCTCCAGCAGGGAACACCTGTCAGAAACTCTGGGAGTCCTGATCCTCAGGATAGTGCCTTCTCACTACCAAGAAAAGCCCGTCTGCGGCTCCTTAAGCATGGAGTTAACCTGCTTTAg
- the hps4 gene encoding Hermansky-Pudlak syndrome 4 protein isoform X2, with protein sequence MAETSSSTDSRRCFFLYDSSKVQEEGDLTRDGIYYFFPEDTPVDQQELLCGQLAGVCRCVSELSSSPVRLLRLRKSKYAVRMKDNFLWALSCVVDIPDVSVCDLLDQLIALFCFYNGPVRQSYQLYSKEELALQWARYLCHLQGGSTELHNIFSCLKTIDSMRIDPLLLLKAALILQACQRCPLVLAGCILYRGRVVSTQMPPALTVKVMMYETQTYSQDFKAMTNGLSSSLGSSSSFTATTQVFLTSAELHMLRCPSVDKACRSHCSQPPCQPSKSRLLSRTLSDTPTTDTDSSSADPTQCPPISYQTMPSSPRSSLSDELRFSPSSSRVNTPIHSNLMNQSEYFTPDSHDHSTSNGTNLCAVEESLADLNIKQDTDASSGSETKSEGLNSDQDIQSEEIKALANGYEQSNCLDDHSDLDNPIQGEENKLDATNHMTNKNGKFQGDTEEGAKTKRNQLGRNLKEKYEPTSTPSPHVTLEDTYLVPSMLYQHRVRGLVLALLVEPEFNTDPSAREEVHHSSLASLNGLEAHLRNTSPGTSGPPGPYTFAHYDCIQNTLTTNVCGRSIGPQDQAFVKATKLVHSHFSHLDTLQEAIVRNGSSAVYGNRSTAQETYFLQQGTPVRNSGSPDPQDSAFSLPRKARLRLLKHGVNLL encoded by the exons ACG CTGCTTCTTCCTGTACGATAGTTCAAAGGTGCAAGAGGAGGGTGACCTGACTAGAGATGGGATTTACTACTTCTTTCCTGAGGAT ACACCAGTAGACCAGCAAGAGCTGCTTTGTGGCCAGCTGGCCGGTGTGTGTCGTTGTGTGTCAGAGCTGTCATCGTCTCCTGTGCGTCTGCTTCGCCTGCGCAAAAGCAAATACGCTGTCCGCATGAAGGATAACTTTCTTTGG GCATTAAGCTGTGTGGTTGACATTCCtgacgtgagtgtgtgtgacttgCTTGATCAGCTGATTGCCCTCTTCTGTTTCTACAATGGACCAGTGCGTCAGAGCTACCAG TTGTACAGTAAAGAGGAGTTGGCTCTACAATGGGCCAGATATCTCTGTCACCTGCAGGGCGGCTCCACTGAGCTGCACAACATCTTCAGCTGCTTGAAGACCATCGACTCCATGCGT ATCGAtcctctgctgctgctgaaggcTGCCCTCATTCTTCAGGCCTGTCAGCGATGTCCTCTGGTCTTGGCCGGCTGTATCCTCTACAGGGGCAG GGTGGTTAGTACTCAGATGCCGCCTGCGCTGACCGTGAAGGTCATGATGTATGAGACGCAAACGTACAGCCAG GATTTCAAAGCGATGACCAATGGCCTGAGCTCATCGCTGGGCTCATCGTCCTCTTTCACAGCTACCACGCAGGTGTTCCTGACGTCCGCTGAACTGCACATGCTCCGCTGCCCCTCAGTAGATAAAGCATGCAG ATCTCACTGCAGTCAACCTCCCTGCCAACCCAGCAAGTCAAGGCTCTTGTCGCGTACTTTATCTGACACCCCAACCACAGATACCGACTCTTCAAGCGCAGATCCCACACAATGTCCCCCAATATCCTATCAGACGATGCCCTCTTCTCCTCGCTCCTCACTTTCTGATGAACTGCGCTTCAGCCCTTCTTCCTCACGGGTTAACACACCCATCCACTCCAATCTCATGAACCAATCAGAGTATTTCACTCCTGACTCGCATGACCACAGCACTTCTAACGGGACTAACTTGTGTGCGGTGGAAGAGAGTTTGGCAGACCTGAACATAAAGCAGGATACAGATGCAAGCTCGGGGTCAGAAACCAAAAGCGAAGGTTTAAATTCAGATCAGGACATTCAGAGTGAAGAAATCAAAGCCCTCGCTAATGGGTACGAGCAGTCGAACTGTCTTGACGACCACTCTGACCTTGACAACCCGATTCAAGGTGAGGAAAATAAACTGGATGCTACAAATCATATGAccaacaaaaatggaaaattccAAGGAGACACAGAGGAAGGggcaaaaacaaagagaaaccaACTCGGTAGGAACCTCAAGGAGAAATACGAACCAACAAGTACCCCCTCACCACATGTGACCCTAGAAGACACCTATCTAGTGCCATCGATGTTGTACCAGCATAGAGTCAGGGGTTTGGTGTTGGCTCTGCTGGTGGAGCCTGAGTTCAACACTGATCCCTCCGCCAGAGAGGAAGTG CATCACAGCAGCTTGGCGTCATTAAACGGGCTTGAAGCTCACTTGAGAAATACCTCGCCTGGGACGTCAGGCCCGCCCGGGCCCTACACCTTTGCTCACTATGACTGCATTCAGAACACTCTGACAA CTAATGTATGTGGGCGCTCCATTGGACCCCAGGATCAGGCCTTTGTGAAGGCCACTAAGCTGGTCCATTCACATTTCTCACACTTAGACACACTACAGGAGGCTATTgtcag GAACGGTAGCTCTGCAGTGTATGGAAACCGTAGCACGGCCCAGGAGACATATTTTCTCCAGCAGGGAACACCTGTCAGAAACTCTGGGAGTCCTGATCCTCAGGATAGTGCCTTCTCACTACCAAGAAAAGCCCGTCTGCGGCTCCTTAAGCATGGAGTTAACCTGCTTTAg
- the hps4 gene encoding Hermansky-Pudlak syndrome 4 protein isoform X4 → MAETSSSTDSRRCFFLYDSSKVQEEGDLTRDGIYYFFPEDALSCVVDIPDVSVCDLLDQLIALFCFYNGPVRQSYQLYSKEELALQWARYLCHLQGGSTELHNIFSCLKTIDSMRIDPLLLLKAALILQACQRCPLVLAGCILYRGRVVSTQMPPALTVKVMMYETQTYSQDFKAMTNGLSSSLGSSSSFTATTQVFLTSAELHMLRCPSVDKACRSHCSQPPCQPSKSRLLSRTLSDTPTTDTDSSSADPTQCPPISYQTMPSSPRSSLSDELRFSPSSSRVNTPIHSNLMNQSEYFTPDSHDHSTSNGTNLCAVEESLADLNIKQDTDASSGSETKSEGLNSDQDIQSEEIKALANGYEQSNCLDDHSDLDNPIQGEENKLDATNHMTNKNGKFQGDTEEGAKTKRNQLGRNLKEKYEPTSTPSPHVTLEDTYLVPSMLYQHRVRGLVLALLVEPEFNTDPSAREEVHHSSLASLNGLEAHLRNTSPGTSGPPGPYTFAHYDCIQNTLTTNVCGRSIGPQDQAFVKATKLVHSHFSHLDTLQEAIVRNGSSAVYGNRSTAQETYFLQQGTPVRNSGSPDPQDSAFSLPRKARLRLLKHGVNLL, encoded by the exons ACG CTGCTTCTTCCTGTACGATAGTTCAAAGGTGCAAGAGGAGGGTGACCTGACTAGAGATGGGATTTACTACTTCTTTCCTGAGGAT GCATTAAGCTGTGTGGTTGACATTCCtgacgtgagtgtgtgtgacttgCTTGATCAGCTGATTGCCCTCTTCTGTTTCTACAATGGACCAGTGCGTCAGAGCTACCAG TTGTACAGTAAAGAGGAGTTGGCTCTACAATGGGCCAGATATCTCTGTCACCTGCAGGGCGGCTCCACTGAGCTGCACAACATCTTCAGCTGCTTGAAGACCATCGACTCCATGCGT ATCGAtcctctgctgctgctgaaggcTGCCCTCATTCTTCAGGCCTGTCAGCGATGTCCTCTGGTCTTGGCCGGCTGTATCCTCTACAGGGGCAG GGTGGTTAGTACTCAGATGCCGCCTGCGCTGACCGTGAAGGTCATGATGTATGAGACGCAAACGTACAGCCAG GATTTCAAAGCGATGACCAATGGCCTGAGCTCATCGCTGGGCTCATCGTCCTCTTTCACAGCTACCACGCAGGTGTTCCTGACGTCCGCTGAACTGCACATGCTCCGCTGCCCCTCAGTAGATAAAGCATGCAG ATCTCACTGCAGTCAACCTCCCTGCCAACCCAGCAAGTCAAGGCTCTTGTCGCGTACTTTATCTGACACCCCAACCACAGATACCGACTCTTCAAGCGCAGATCCCACACAATGTCCCCCAATATCCTATCAGACGATGCCCTCTTCTCCTCGCTCCTCACTTTCTGATGAACTGCGCTTCAGCCCTTCTTCCTCACGGGTTAACACACCCATCCACTCCAATCTCATGAACCAATCAGAGTATTTCACTCCTGACTCGCATGACCACAGCACTTCTAACGGGACTAACTTGTGTGCGGTGGAAGAGAGTTTGGCAGACCTGAACATAAAGCAGGATACAGATGCAAGCTCGGGGTCAGAAACCAAAAGCGAAGGTTTAAATTCAGATCAGGACATTCAGAGTGAAGAAATCAAAGCCCTCGCTAATGGGTACGAGCAGTCGAACTGTCTTGACGACCACTCTGACCTTGACAACCCGATTCAAGGTGAGGAAAATAAACTGGATGCTACAAATCATATGAccaacaaaaatggaaaattccAAGGAGACACAGAGGAAGGggcaaaaacaaagagaaaccaACTCGGTAGGAACCTCAAGGAGAAATACGAACCAACAAGTACCCCCTCACCACATGTGACCCTAGAAGACACCTATCTAGTGCCATCGATGTTGTACCAGCATAGAGTCAGGGGTTTGGTGTTGGCTCTGCTGGTGGAGCCTGAGTTCAACACTGATCCCTCCGCCAGAGAGGAAGTG CATCACAGCAGCTTGGCGTCATTAAACGGGCTTGAAGCTCACTTGAGAAATACCTCGCCTGGGACGTCAGGCCCGCCCGGGCCCTACACCTTTGCTCACTATGACTGCATTCAGAACACTCTGACAA CTAATGTATGTGGGCGCTCCATTGGACCCCAGGATCAGGCCTTTGTGAAGGCCACTAAGCTGGTCCATTCACATTTCTCACACTTAGACACACTACAGGAGGCTATTgtcag GAACGGTAGCTCTGCAGTGTATGGAAACCGTAGCACGGCCCAGGAGACATATTTTCTCCAGCAGGGAACACCTGTCAGAAACTCTGGGAGTCCTGATCCTCAGGATAGTGCCTTCTCACTACCAAGAAAAGCCCGTCTGCGGCTCCTTAAGCATGGAGTTAACCTGCTTTAg
- the si:ch211-170d8.2 gene encoding uncharacterized protein si:ch211-170d8.2: MRVIRRENKNGLDCQGSGRLIMQTHLKGRWGCEWLLKGPKQNQGEESPKEARIQIPQKKLRSLSEQEDLPFYSHSGDPETRTSGAQRMWISEMATVTRARVSLLLLAFMTVAIGVQCRSLRAQLRKASSFQGERKIRIGHVQRRSRREPGSEHDQCALLSAPWTESTTPPGDWGQMYRLKILSTMSDAPRRAVFPEQPLFRFVRRVYRCCQVGYHCGSVKGIQGGKVGDYNIEFLLGEDVLSAPLEKAEVHFHFSNPRRLNIQPVLPSLEKRGFPTRYRVWLRDGVVELRVDLLALVQALQLVVGGAGRGPSVMEMHRVRGLTRPGVVVQKQRPPSPQETVPVEWGEVNEGRDGAAPLQPALELGLALHCSLLDSIAQPCRDYGVHLEHAPFIALTYR; the protein is encoded by the exons ATGAGGGTCATTAGGAGGGAGAATAAGAATGGCCTGGACTGCCAGGGCTCTGGGCGCCTCATTATGCAGACACATTTAAAAGGTCGATGGGGGTGCGAATGGCTGCTTAAGGGTCCCAAACAAAACCAGGGGGAGGAGAGTCCAAAAGAAGCCAGAATTCAAATTCCACAGAAGAAACTGCGCTCATTGTCAGAGCAGGAGGATTTACCCTTTTATTCGCATAGTGGAGATCCCGAGACACGCACCTCCGGAGCGCAACGCATGTGGATATCCGAAATGGCCACGGTTACGCGCGCACGAGTTTCACTGCTGCTCCTCGCCTTCATGACTGTCGCTATAGGAGTACAGTGCAGATCGCTTCGCGCGCAGCTTCGCAAGGCGTCTTCGTTTCAGGGAGAGCGTAAAATCCGCATCGGACACGTCCAGAGACGCAGCCGTCGCGAGCCGGGATCCGAGCACGACCAGTGCGCCCTCCTGAGCGCCCCGTGGACGGAGAGCACCACTCCGCCTGGTGACTGGGGCCAGATGTACCGTCTGAAGATACTGTCGACGATGAGCGACGCTCCGCGTCGTGCCGTTTTCCCGGAACAGCCCCTCTTCAGATTCGTCAGACGGGTTTATCGCTGTTGTCAAGTGGGCTACCACTGTGGAAGTGTCAAGGGAATACAAGGCGGAAAAGTTGGGG ATTACAACATTGAGTTTCTGCTCGGAGAGGATGTGCTGTCAGCACCGTTGGAGAAAGCAGAAgttcattttcacttttcaaaCCCCCGACGCCTGAATATCCAACCCGTGCTGCCCTCGCTGGAGAAACGAGGGTTCCCTACTCG gtACAGAGTCTGGTTGAGAGATGGTGTTGTGGAGCTGAGGGTGGATCTGCTCGCCCTCGTCCAGGCCCTGCAACTGGTCGTTGGAGGAGCCGGCAGAGGTCCGAGCGTGATGGAAATGCATCGGGTGAGGGGTTTGACCAGGCCAGGGGTTGTTGTCCAAAAGCAAAGACCCCCATCCCCTCAAGAAACGGTGCCTGTAGAGTGGGGGGAGGTGAATGAGGGCAGGGATGGTGCGGCCCCCCTGCAGCCCGCTTTAGAGCTGGGTCTGGCGTTACACTGCAGCTTACTGGACAGTATCGCACAGCCCTGTCGAGATTACGGTGTGCATCTAGAACACGCGCCCTTCATCGCCCTGACGTACAGATAG
- the hnf1a gene encoding hepatocyte nuclear factor 1-alpha, whose amino-acid sequence MEGGEGRRAGERSGRLSALQEQLVWSLLGSGLSKELLIQAMGDLERERASAGAERTDRADGESSEEGDMDNPPPIFRDLERLPPEEAARQRAEVDQLLQEDPWHVAKMIKSYMQQHNLPQREVVESTGLNQSHLSQHLNKGTPMKNQKRAALYSWYVKKKAEINQQFTNASRGVMSGEESGEDVRKGRRNRFKWGPASQQILFQAYERQKNPSKEEREGLVEECNRAECLQRGVSPSQLAGLGSNLVTEVRVYNWFANRRKEEAFRHKLALDVPYSSQSAPSTGQTLPSSPSPVLKYSQPVVCESLGTVRSSSGEDRGGRLTSPVQLEPSHTLLDTHHHKSVSGGGSLPPVSTLTSLHGLSGSSAAPPGLIMASLPSVMSLGDSSLLIGLTSSQPQTVPVINNVGGGFTTLQPISFQQQLHASPQQPIAQQLQSHIGPSSFMATMAQLPCHMYSKADLSSYPSSSLLSQAMVIADSNSIGTLTNLTAVRQILTSDPEGHSDTPIEEESLHLQSTSPEPVSSGSLELYPQTQTSETHPSHLLSSSPGDIDPYIPTQMVSTAQ is encoded by the exons atggagggaggagaggGGAGAAGAGCAGGAGAACGAAGTGGCCGGCTGTCGGCCTTACAGGAGCAGCTGGTGTGGTCTCTACTGGGATCGGGGCTGTCGAAAGAACTGCTGATCCAGGCCATGGGAGATCTGGAGCGAGAGCGGGCCTCGGCCGGCGCAGAGAGGACGGATCGGGCCGATGGCGAGAGCTCGGAGGAGGGAGACATGGACAATCCACCTCCTATCTTCCGTGATCTGGAGAGGCTTCCGCCGGAGGAGGCTGCGAGGCAGAGAGCTGAAGTGGACCAGCTGCTGCA AGAGGACCCTTGGCATGTggcaaaaatgataaaaagctATATGCAGCAGCACAACTTACCACAGAGAGAGGTGGTGGAGTCCACAGGCCTCAACCAATCCCATCTCTCCCAGCACCTTAACAAGGGCACACCCATGAAGAATCAAAAGCGAGCTGCTCTGTACAGCTGGTACGTCAAGAAAAAGGCAGAGATCAACCAGC AGTTCACCAATGCCAGTCGAGGCGTCATGTCGGGAGAGGAATCTGGGGAGGATGTGAGAAAGGGACGGAGGAATCGATTCAAATGGGGCCCGGCGTCCCAACAAATCCTGTTCCAGGCCTACGAAAGACAGAAAAACCCCAGTAaggaagagagggagggacTGGTGGAGGAGTGCAACAG AGCCGAGTGTCTTCAGAGGGGAGTTTCTCCGTCTCAGCTGGCTGGACTAGGCTCTAATTTAGTCACAGAGGTTCGTGTATACAACTGGTTCGCAAATCGTCGTAAAGAGGAGGCATTTCGCCACAAACTGGCACTGGACGTGCCATATAGCAGCCAATCAGCTCCCTCCACAGGCCAGACGCTACCATCCAGTCCTTCACCAG TTTTGAAGTACAGCCAGCCGGTGGTGTGCGAGAGTCTGGGCACAGTAAGAAGCTCCAGCGGTGAAGACAGAGGCGGCCGTCTAACTAGTCCGGTCCAACTTGAACCCAGTCATACACTCCTGGACACACACCATCACAAATCA GTATCTGGTGGTGGTTCTTTGCCTCCTGTCAGTACTCTCACTTCCCTGCATGGACTGTCAGGATCCTCTGCTGCCCCTCCGGGACTGATCATGGCCTCCCTACCAAGCGTAATGAGCCTGGGGGATTCCTCCCTTCTCATAG GCTTGACGTCCTCTCAACCACAGACGGTCCCTGTCATCAACAACGTAGGGGGAGGCTTTACTACCCTTCAGCCAATCTCTTTTCAGCAGCAGCTTCACGCCTCACCTCAGCAGCCAATAGCGCAGCAGCTTCAGAGTCACATTGGCCCTAGCTCCTTCATGGCAACAATGGCACAGTTACCATGCCACA tgTACAGCAAGGCAGACCTGAGCTCTTACCCGTCCTCCAGTCTCCTGTCCCAGGCTATGGTCATCGCAGACAGCAACAGCATCGGGACGCTGACTAACCTCACAGCTGTTCGACAG ATTCTCACCTCAGATCCAGAGGGTCATTCAGACACTCCAATTGAAGAAGAGTCTTTACATCTGCAGTCCACTTCACCAGAGCCAG TGTCTTCTGGCAGTTTGGAGCTCTATCCTCAGACACAGACGAGTGAAACCCATCCTTCTCATCTGCTCTCCTCTTCACCAGGAGATATAGACCCTTACATCCCTACACAGATGGTCTCAACTGCACAATAG